Proteins from a genomic interval of Lolium perenne isolate Kyuss_39 chromosome 1, Kyuss_2.0, whole genome shotgun sequence:
- the LOC139833296 gene encoding uncharacterized protein — translation MLPLFCHSDDEETPTLDVAARTSTSHTLVISEKPVEGEESSPPQQNVDTSTPSSPRAPSPKRARVEKIVDPAPQLGSSSPPLLDDPMIKDLLRIGSQFIGYREYANRAEEKLAEANERADALAQKLEQSEAARKKAELAASKAKVEADEAKAKAAGVEELQKKLEDATAALDEHKAAQASRDEGILKRLKSQSRRTLTQTNQDFDLDNPVNDPLLDALSLLEFHGREIREGVANANAGLSALFPYFFPKKEEPATFLNLAKMFNASEDLGLKMRQENMKVAVESTVALVADSQRRLIG, via the exons atgctgccgctattttgtcacagtgatgatgaagaaacaccaactttagatgtggctgctcgaacgagcacgtcacatactttagttatttcagaaaaaccagttgaaggggaggaatcgtcgcctcctcaacaaaatgttgatacatctactccttcgagcccccgtgccccttcaccaaaaagggcacgggttgaaaagattgttgatcctgcccctcagttgggcagttcgtcgcccccgctcctagatgat cctatgatcaaggatcttctccgcatcggttcccaatttattgggtaccgtgaatatgctaatagagccgaag agaaacttgcagaggctaacgaacgcgccgacgcactggctcaaaaacttgagcaaagtgaggcggctcgcaagaaagccgaactcgctgctagcaaagccaaggtcgaagctgatgaagctaaggcgaaagctgctggtgtcgaggaactgcagaagaaacttgaggatgcgacagctgccttggatgagcacaaagctgcacaagcttctcgtgacgaaggaatcctcaagcgtttgaagtcgcaaagtcgacgtactctga cccaaacaaaccaggattttgatctggataatcctgtcaacgatcctctccttgacgcactttctcttctggagtttcacgggcgcgaaattcgtgaaggcgtggcaaatgctaatgcaggattgtcagcgttgttcccttatttcttcccgaagaaagaagaacccgcaactttccttaacctcgccaagatgtttaatgcttcggaagacctgggattgaagatgcgtcaggagaatatgaaggttgctgtcgagagtactgttgccctggttgccgacagccaacgacgcttgattggatga